One region of Anoplopoma fimbria isolate UVic2021 breed Golden Eagle Sablefish chromosome 10, Afim_UVic_2022, whole genome shotgun sequence genomic DNA includes:
- the mrpl3 gene encoding 39S ribosomal protein L3, mitochondrial: MASWSCRLLLQRGTRVMSLRAAAESPAHVVSCVRTVKTSTWFDENLTEDNQEYMRKSMAQEGRMQTADKLNPLKDEPWQRHEWTQGSRRVGLVAVKLGMAPIWTKSGERHVVTMLQVQDCHVIKHLSKEEFDGHTAALMVGGKTVSPFHRSEEEMEMFRNAGVPPKQKVTTFKVSDNALIKPGTPLYAAHFRPGQFVDVTAKSIGKGFQGVMKRYGFKGQPATHGQTKTHRRPGASGPGGDPAKVFKGKKMPGMMGNIFVTAFGLKVWRVNTKYNVLYVNGSVPGHRNCVLKIRDTILPTRSSSLLSPPFPTYFTEEEGDLDEDLYDDNLFIHTDPSLTLT, translated from the exons ATGGCGTCGTGGAGCTGCCGGCTTCTTCTCCAGCGGGGAACTCGAGTCATGTCTCTCCGGGCAGCAGCTGAAAG TCCTGCCCATGTGGTGAGTTGTGTTAGGACAGTAAAGACCTCAACGTGGTTTGATGAAAACCTCACAGAGGACAACCAGGAGTACATGAGAAAGAGCATGGCACAGGAGGGCAGGATGCAAACGGCTGATAAGCTCAACCCCCTCAAAGATGAGCCCTGGCAGCGCCATGAGTGGACACAGGGTAG CCGAAGAGTTGGGCTAGTAGCCGTGAAGTTGGGGATGGCTCCTATCTGGACGAAATCAGGCGAAAGACATGTAGTCACCATGTTACAG GTGCAGGACTGCCATGTAATAAAGCACCTGTCCAAGGAAGAATTTGATGGACACACCGCTGCCCTCATGGTAGGAGGGAAAACCGTATCACCCTTCCAT AGGTctgaagaggagatggagatgttCAGGAATGCAGGCGTGCCCCCGAAACAGAAAGTCACCACCTTCAAAGTCTCAGACAACGCCCTCATCAAGCCAG GCACTCCTCTTTATGCGGCACATTTCCGTCCAGGCCAATTTGTGGACGTCACAGCCAAATC caTTGGTAAGGGTTTTCAAGGCGTGATGAAGCGATACGGGTTCAAAGGTCAGCCAGCCACCCACGGCCAAACCAAAACTCATCGCAGACCAGGAGCCTCTGGACCTGGAGgg GATCCAGCCAAAGTTTTCAAAGGGAAAAAGATGCCCGGCATGATGGGCAACATCTTTGTCACAGCTTTTGGACTGAAG gTATGGAGGGTCAATACCAAGTATAACGTGCTGTATGTTAACGGCTCTGTCCCCGGCCACAGGAACTGTGTGTTGAAg atAAGAGACACTATCCTGCCAACCAGGAGCTCCTCCCTGCTCAGCCCTCCTTTCCCAACCTATTTCACAGAAGAGGAAGGCGACCTGGACGAAGACCTGTACGACGATAACTTGTTCATTCACACAGACCCATCGTTAACACTGACCTGa